ATGCGGGCGATCAGGTGCAGCAGCTTGCCCTGGTTCGGCGCGACCTGATGGGGCGGCAGACCGGCGGCCTCGCTGCCCGCGCCGGCCGCGCGCAGCGCGTCGTCCTCCTCCACCAGCAGGTCGTTGAAGTAGGCGTCGACGGCGGTCCAGGTCTGCTGCACGGCAGGTCCCCTCTCGGTCCAGTGAGTTCCTTGTGGGAACTTACTGGACGGTCCGGTGCACCGTCCATCAACTTTCTGGCGGACCGGATGAGTCCGAACGGCTCCGCGCGCGTATCTCTCTTCGTCCGGGTCCCCACCGGGCGACGACACGACGGCGGATTCCCCGACGGGCAGGAGGAACGGTGGCACTTTCGCGCAACATGATGGGAACTATTTTCGTGGGGGGCGCGCTGACCCTGACGCTCAGCGCCCTCGCGTACCCGTCGATGCTCGGCCTGGACACCGTGTCGACCTCGGGTGACCGGATCATCGCCAACACCCAGTGGGGGCCGCTCACGGAGAGCGACAGGGACTTCGTGGTGAAGGTCCGGGCCGCCGGACTGTGGGAGTACCCGCTGGGCCAGATCGGGCTCCAGAAGAGCCAGACCCCGGCCGTCCGCACCGCCAGCAACCACCTGATCGACGGTCACGGCGCGCTGGACACCAGCTGCCGCAAGATCGCGCCGATGCTGAACATCCAGCTGCCCAACGTGGCCAGCCCGCAGCAGGAGGGCTTCGTCACCCAGCTGAAGGCGGAGAGCGGCAAGCAGTTCGACACGGACTTCGCCAACATCCTGCGCATGACGCACGGTTCGATCTTCAACACGATCGCCAAGATCCGGTCCACGACGAAGAACACGCTCGTCAGGGCCCTCGCCGACCAGGCCAACGACACCGTGCTGGACCACATCACGGTGATGGAGAAGACCGGTCTGGTCGACTTCGACACCACGCTGTTCAACCAGACCACGCCGCCCAAGCTGCCCCAGTCGGACATGACCCCTCCGGTCCCGCCGGCCGGTCAGCCCATGGTCGTCCTCAATCCGCCGCCGACCGCCACCTCCACTCCGCTGGACCTCAGTGGCGTCGTGAACGGCAACGTCCCGCCCGGCAACGGACAGCCCGGCAACGGGCAGCCCGGCACCAGCCAGTAGCCGTCCCGCCCGCCGCCCCGGTCGGGGCGGACTACGCCAGCCAGACCGTCGTGTCCGGATCCAGCCGGCCGTCGCCGGGCAGCGGGGTGCTGCTCAGCAGCACCTCCCCCGGCGGCAGCGGCACGGGCGCGTCCGACAGGTTGGCCACACAGC
The window above is part of the Streptomyces sp. NBC_00425 genome. Proteins encoded here:
- a CDS encoding DUF4142 domain-containing protein; translated protein: MGTIFVGGALTLTLSALAYPSMLGLDTVSTSGDRIIANTQWGPLTESDRDFVVKVRAAGLWEYPLGQIGLQKSQTPAVRTASNHLIDGHGALDTSCRKIAPMLNIQLPNVASPQQEGFVTQLKAESGKQFDTDFANILRMTHGSIFNTIAKIRSTTKNTLVRALADQANDTVLDHITVMEKTGLVDFDTTLFNQTTPPKLPQSDMTPPVPPAGQPMVVLNPPPTATSTPLDLSGVVNGNVPPGNGQPGNGQPGTSQ